The following proteins are encoded in a genomic region of Streptomyces collinus Tu 365:
- a CDS encoding GH1 family beta-glucosidase, which yields MTHTPDPEGTSVSGRIDLAALPHDFLWGTATAAYQIEGAVAEDGRSPSIWDTFSHTPGKIANDDNGDVACDHYHRWREDIGLMRQLGTNAYRLSVAWPRVIPGGRGPVNAKGLAFYDELVDALLEAGITPSVTLYHWDLPQVLQDRGGWPERDTAFAFADYAAVVAGRLGDRVKLWTTLNEPSCSAWIGHLEGTMAPGWSDLTAAVRASYHLLLGHGLATGAIRAAVPDAEVGIVNNLSTVHAATGRPEDLAAARRHDGHVNRWWLDPVHGRGFPADMVDTYGVELPEHPGDLETIASRLDWLGLNYYFPAYVADDPDGPAPRVRAVRRPDVPRTGMDWEIDASGIETLLLRLTEEYGARKIFVTENGSAYPDVVRPDGTVDDPERQDYLERHLAACAAAARKGAPLAGYFAWSLLDNFEWAYGYDKRFGLVHVDYRTQVRTIKGSGHRYADIVRVHRGQARRAA from the coding sequence ATGACCCACACCCCTGATCCCGAAGGGACTTCAGTGTCCGGACGCATCGACCTCGCCGCACTCCCGCACGACTTCCTGTGGGGCACGGCCACAGCGGCGTACCAGATCGAAGGCGCCGTCGCCGAGGACGGCCGTTCACCGTCGATCTGGGACACCTTCTCGCACACCCCCGGCAAGATCGCGAACGACGACAACGGCGACGTCGCCTGCGACCACTACCACCGCTGGCGCGAGGACATCGGCCTGATGCGCCAACTGGGCACCAACGCCTACCGGTTGTCGGTCGCCTGGCCGCGGGTGATCCCCGGCGGCCGCGGTCCGGTGAACGCCAAGGGCCTCGCGTTCTACGACGAGTTGGTCGACGCCCTGCTGGAGGCGGGCATCACCCCCTCCGTCACGCTGTACCACTGGGACCTGCCCCAGGTGCTCCAGGACCGCGGCGGCTGGCCGGAGCGGGACACCGCCTTCGCGTTCGCCGACTACGCCGCGGTGGTCGCGGGCCGCCTCGGCGACCGCGTCAAGCTGTGGACCACCCTCAACGAGCCCTCCTGCTCGGCCTGGATCGGCCACCTCGAAGGCACGATGGCCCCCGGCTGGAGCGACCTCACCGCCGCCGTACGCGCCTCCTACCACCTGCTCCTCGGCCACGGCCTCGCCACCGGGGCGATCCGCGCCGCCGTCCCGGACGCCGAGGTCGGCATCGTCAACAACCTCTCCACCGTGCACGCCGCCACCGGCCGCCCGGAGGACCTGGCGGCCGCCCGCCGGCACGACGGCCACGTCAACCGCTGGTGGCTGGACCCGGTGCACGGCCGCGGCTTCCCCGCCGACATGGTCGACACCTACGGCGTCGAGCTCCCCGAACACCCGGGCGACCTGGAGACCATCGCGAGCCGGCTGGACTGGCTCGGCCTGAACTACTACTTCCCGGCGTACGTCGCCGACGACCCCGACGGCCCCGCGCCCCGCGTGCGCGCCGTGCGCCGCCCGGACGTCCCGCGCACCGGCATGGACTGGGAGATCGACGCGAGCGGCATCGAGACCCTGCTGCTCCGCCTGACCGAGGAGTACGGCGCCCGGAAGATCTTCGTCACCGAGAACGGCTCGGCGTACCCCGACGTGGTCCGCCCGGACGGCACCGTCGACGACCCGGAGCGCCAGGACTACCTGGAGCGCCACCTGGCCGCCTGCGCCGCAGCGGCCCGCAAGGGCGCGCCGCTGGCCGGGTACTTCGCGTGGTCGCTGCTGGACAACTTCGAGTGGGCCTACGGCTACGACAAGCGCTTCGGCCTGGTTCACGTCGACTACCGCACCCAGGTGCGCACGATCAAGGGCAGCGGACACCGGTACGCGGACATCGTCCGCGTCCACCGCGGCCAGGCACGCCGGGCCGCCTGA
- a CDS encoding carbohydrate ABC transporter permease produces MAAPRSFTWSRRIFLTLLTGFVLVPVYVMVSSSLKPLADVTDKFRWLPSGLTVRPYIDIWSTVPLAKYFVNSLIVAGAATVCSVVIAVFAAYAVSRYEFRGKRVFTVTVLSTQMFPGILFLLPLFLIYVNIGNATGIALFGSRGGLILTYLTFSLPFSIWMLIGYFDSVPRDLDEAALVDGCGPLKALFRIVVPAAIPGIVAVAVYAFMTAWGEVLFASVMTNDTTRTLAVGLQGYSTLNDVYWNQIMAASLVVSVPVVAGFLLLQRYLVAGLTAGAVK; encoded by the coding sequence ATGGCGGCGCCGCGTTCGTTCACCTGGTCCCGGCGGATCTTCCTGACCCTGCTCACCGGGTTCGTGCTGGTGCCGGTCTACGTCATGGTCTCCAGCTCGCTGAAGCCGCTGGCCGACGTCACGGACAAGTTCCGCTGGCTGCCGAGCGGTCTGACGGTCCGGCCGTACATCGACATCTGGTCGACGGTCCCGCTCGCCAAGTACTTCGTGAACTCGCTGATCGTGGCGGGCGCGGCCACCGTCTGCTCGGTCGTCATCGCCGTGTTCGCGGCCTACGCCGTCAGCCGCTACGAGTTCCGCGGCAAGCGCGTGTTCACGGTGACCGTGCTGTCCACGCAGATGTTCCCGGGCATCCTCTTCCTGCTCCCGCTGTTCCTGATCTACGTCAACATCGGCAACGCCACCGGCATCGCCCTGTTCGGCTCGCGCGGCGGGCTGATCCTGACGTACCTGACGTTCTCCCTGCCCTTCTCCATCTGGATGCTCATCGGCTACTTCGACTCGGTGCCGCGCGACCTGGACGAGGCGGCGCTGGTGGACGGCTGCGGGCCGCTGAAGGCGCTGTTCAGGATCGTCGTGCCGGCCGCGATCCCCGGCATCGTCGCGGTCGCCGTGTACGCCTTCATGACCGCGTGGGGCGAGGTGCTCTTCGCGTCCGTCATGACCAACGACACCACCCGCACCCTCGCCGTCGGCCTGCAGGGCTACTCGACCCTGAACGACGTCTACTGGAACCAGATCATGGCCGCCTCGCTGGTCGTCAGCGTGCCCGTGGTGGCCGGCTTCCTGCTCCTCCAGCGCTATCTCGTCGCCGGTCTGACGGCGGGCGCCGTCAAATGA
- a CDS encoding ABC transporter substrate-binding protein, with protein MRSIRAAAVGAVTMSLALAATACGGGSSSGGGSNDSPKTLTYWASNQGASIAIDKKVLQPELDKFQKQTGIKVKLEVVPWSDLLNRILTATTSGQGPDVLNIGNTWSASLQATGALLPWDAKNFDKIGGKDRFVDSALGSTGAQGKDPAAVPLYSMAYALYYNKQIFADAGISKPPATWDELIADGKKIKAKGKNVLGAEGSNLSENIHHVFVFAKQHGADFFTADGKPDFTNPKVVDAVKQYVDLMAKDKVIPTNDAEYAQNQSVSDFAKGKQAMLLWQSAAANLKSQGMKDDAYGIAPVPVQSGAPGTGAQTNSMVAGINIAVFKNSHNLSGATKFVKFMTSDAEQKILNTAYTSIPPVKTAQSDAAFNSPATAVLKQTLATSAAALPQVAAESQFETAVGTAVKDLFADVAAGRAVTTDSVKAKLEKAQQQMPAA; from the coding sequence ATGCGCAGCATCCGAGCCGCGGCCGTAGGCGCCGTCACCATGTCTCTCGCCCTCGCGGCTACGGCCTGCGGAGGCGGTTCGTCGAGCGGCGGCGGGTCAAACGACTCGCCGAAGACGCTCACCTACTGGGCCTCCAACCAGGGCGCCAGCATCGCGATCGACAAGAAGGTCCTGCAACCGGAACTCGACAAGTTCCAGAAGCAGACCGGCATCAAGGTGAAGCTGGAGGTCGTGCCCTGGTCCGACCTGCTCAACCGCATCCTCACCGCCACCACCTCCGGCCAGGGCCCGGACGTGCTGAACATCGGCAACACCTGGAGCGCCTCCCTGCAGGCGACCGGCGCGCTGCTGCCGTGGGACGCGAAGAACTTCGACAAGATCGGCGGGAAGGACCGGTTCGTCGACTCGGCGCTCGGCTCGACGGGAGCGCAGGGCAAGGACCCGGCGGCGGTGCCGCTGTACTCGATGGCGTACGCGCTCTACTACAACAAGCAGATCTTCGCCGACGCCGGCATCAGCAAGCCCCCGGCCACCTGGGACGAGCTGATCGCCGACGGCAAGAAGATCAAGGCGAAGGGCAAGAACGTCCTCGGCGCCGAGGGCTCCAACCTCTCCGAGAACATCCACCACGTCTTCGTCTTCGCCAAGCAGCACGGCGCCGACTTCTTCACCGCCGACGGCAAGCCCGACTTCACCAACCCCAAGGTCGTCGACGCGGTCAAGCAGTACGTCGACCTGATGGCCAAGGACAAGGTCATCCCGACCAACGACGCCGAGTACGCCCAGAACCAGTCGGTCAGCGACTTCGCCAAGGGCAAGCAGGCCATGCTGCTGTGGCAGTCCGCCGCCGCCAACCTCAAGTCGCAGGGCATGAAGGACGACGCGTACGGCATCGCCCCCGTGCCCGTCCAGTCCGGTGCCCCGGGCACCGGCGCGCAGACCAACTCGATGGTCGCCGGCATCAACATCGCCGTCTTCAAGAACAGTCACAACCTGAGCGGCGCCACCAAGTTCGTGAAGTTCATGACCAGCGACGCCGAGCAGAAGATCCTCAACACCGCGTACACATCCATCCCGCCGGTCAAGACCGCCCAGTCCGACGCGGCGTTCAACTCCCCGGCCACCGCGGTGCTCAAGCAGACCCTCGCCACCAGCGCGGCCGCGCTCCCGCAGGTCGCGGCCGAGTCCCAGTTCGAGACGGCGGTCGGCACGGCCGTCAAGGACCTGTTCGCCGACGTGGCGGCCGGCCGCGCGGTGACGACCGACTCCGTCAAGGCGAAGCTGGAGAAGGCCCAGCAGCAGATGCCGGCGGCCTGA
- a CDS encoding discoidin domain-containing protein, which produces MPSRVPRTLLAAALSTVALLTAGPLLAAPAHAAPAVATWDTDRAAAAYAVNPAAVTASGSENAGTAPGLAFDGNGSTRWSSNFADDAWIRVDLGSTIRVDHVTLDWEAAYGKRYVLEISKNGTDWTPFYTETAGTGGSVTAHAYPQEVTGRYVRLRGLERATPWGYSLFNFRVYGGEPAPASTTRTNLALNHPAYTNFYQDAGHSPAAVTDGGWPADLKGDTSRWSTDWNADRWVSVDLGAQSTIDTVDLYWESAYAVEYLLQVSDDNRTWHTVYEPSATDIAARRANVKSPGDAAGLHDTVKLPSPATGRYVRMLGKERRSFYNPAPATAQFGYSLYEFQVWGTGGSAAAAYPALPADQPGTYRTTFFDDFTGAGLDRSKWRVVRTGTEMGPVNGESQAYVDSTDNVRVANGALLLQAKYCKGCTKAGGGTYDFTSGRIDTNTHFDFTYGRVSARMKLPVGDGFWPAFWLLGSNVDDPSVSWPASGETDIMENIGYGDWTSTALHGPGYSADGNIGARQTYPAGGTADQWHTYAVEWTPTAMRFYVDDHLVQETTRNVLESTRGQWVYDHNQYVILNLALGGAYPAGWNKVTSPYWGLPQSSVDKIAGGGVRAEVDWVRVEQKG; this is translated from the coding sequence ATGCCATCCCGTGTCCCGCGCACCCTGCTCGCCGCCGCCCTGTCCACCGTCGCCCTGCTGACCGCAGGCCCGCTGCTGGCCGCCCCCGCCCACGCCGCCCCGGCCGTCGCCACCTGGGACACCGACCGCGCGGCCGCCGCCTACGCCGTGAACCCGGCCGCCGTCACCGCCTCCGGCAGCGAGAACGCCGGCACCGCCCCCGGCCTCGCCTTCGACGGCAACGGCTCCACCCGCTGGTCCAGCAACTTCGCCGACGACGCCTGGATCCGCGTCGACCTCGGCAGCACGATCCGCGTCGACCACGTCACCCTCGACTGGGAGGCCGCCTACGGCAAGCGCTACGTCCTGGAGATCTCGAAGAACGGCACGGACTGGACCCCGTTCTACACGGAGACCGCCGGCACCGGAGGCTCCGTCACGGCCCACGCCTACCCCCAGGAGGTCACCGGCCGCTACGTACGCCTGCGCGGCCTGGAACGCGCCACCCCGTGGGGCTACTCCCTCTTCAACTTCCGGGTCTACGGCGGCGAACCGGCCCCGGCGTCCACGACCCGCACCAACCTCGCCCTGAACCACCCCGCCTACACCAACTTCTACCAGGACGCGGGCCACTCGCCGGCGGCCGTCACCGACGGCGGCTGGCCCGCCGACCTGAAGGGGGACACCTCCCGCTGGTCGACGGACTGGAACGCCGACCGCTGGGTGTCGGTGGACCTGGGCGCGCAGTCGACGATCGACACGGTGGACCTGTACTGGGAGTCGGCGTACGCGGTCGAATACCTCCTGCAGGTGTCGGACGACAACCGCACATGGCATACCGTCTACGAACCGTCGGCGACGGACATCGCGGCCCGCCGCGCGAACGTGAAGTCGCCCGGCGACGCGGCCGGCCTGCACGACACGGTCAAGCTGCCCTCCCCGGCGACCGGCCGCTACGTCCGCATGCTCGGCAAGGAGCGCCGCTCCTTCTACAACCCGGCCCCGGCCACCGCACAGTTCGGCTACTCCCTGTACGAGTTCCAGGTCTGGGGCACGGGAGGCAGCGCGGCCGCGGCGTACCCCGCCCTCCCCGCCGATCAGCCGGGCACGTACCGCACCACGTTCTTCGACGACTTCACCGGAGCGGGCCTCGACCGCTCCAAGTGGCGAGTGGTCCGCACGGGCACCGAGATGGGCCCGGTGAACGGCGAGTCGCAGGCGTACGTCGACTCCACGGACAACGTCCGGGTGGCGAACGGTGCGTTGCTGCTCCAGGCCAAGTACTGCAAGGGCTGCACGAAGGCGGGCGGCGGCACCTACGACTTCACGTCGGGCCGCATCGACACCAACACCCACTTCGACTTCACGTACGGCCGGGTCAGCGCCCGCATGAAACTCCCCGTGGGCGACGGCTTCTGGCCCGCCTTCTGGCTGCTCGGCAGCAACGTCGACGACCCGTCCGTCTCCTGGCCGGCCTCCGGCGAGACCGACATCATGGAGAACATCGGCTACGGCGACTGGACCAGCACGGCCCTGCACGGCCCCGGCTACTCGGCGGACGGCAACATCGGCGCCCGCCAGACGTACCCCGCCGGCGGCACCGCGGACCAGTGGCACACCTACGCGGTCGAATGGACCCCGACGGCGATGCGCTTCTACGTCGACGACCACCTGGTCCAGGAGACCACCCGCAACGTCCTGGAGTCGACCCGCGGCCAGTGGGTCTACGACCACAACCAGTACGTGATCCTCAACCTGGCCCTGGGCGGCGCGTACCCGGCGGGCTGGAACAAGGTCACCAGCCCCTACTGGGGCCTGCCCCAGTCGAGCGTGGACAAGATCGCGGGCGGGGGAGTGCGGGCCGAGGTGGACTGGGTGCGGGTGGAGCAGAAGGGCTGA
- a CDS encoding carbohydrate ABC transporter permease, translating to MTSTALKEPVRENSPGAARELRRRPGRIRRIGLPYLLLLPALLLELLVHLVPMVIGIVMSFKELTQLYIRDWGSAPWSGLGNYKVSVDFDAPVGEALLHSFFVTIGFTLLSVGLCWLIGTAAAVFMQDTFRGRGLLRALFLVPYALPVYAAVITWVFMFQHDNGLVNHVLHDQLHLTGKPSFWLIGDNSFYALLVVSVWKGWPFAFLIVMAGLQNIPKELYEAAALDGAGVWQQIRRITLPSLRPVNQVLVLVLFLWTFNDFNTPYVLFGRSAPEAADLISVHIYQASFVTWNFGTGSAMSVLLLLFLLVVTGVYLLFTSRGRRAADV from the coding sequence ATGACCTCGACCGCTCTGAAGGAGCCGGTCCGCGAGAACTCCCCCGGGGCGGCGCGCGAACTCCGCCGCCGTCCCGGGCGGATCCGCCGCATCGGACTCCCGTACCTGCTGCTCCTGCCCGCCCTGCTCCTCGAACTCCTCGTCCACCTCGTGCCGATGGTCATCGGCATCGTGATGAGCTTCAAGGAGCTCACCCAGCTCTACATCCGCGACTGGGGCAGCGCACCCTGGTCCGGCCTCGGCAACTACAAGGTGTCGGTGGACTTCGACGCCCCCGTCGGCGAGGCACTGCTCCACTCGTTCTTCGTCACCATCGGCTTCACCCTGCTCTCCGTCGGCCTGTGCTGGCTGATCGGCACCGCCGCCGCCGTCTTCATGCAGGACACCTTCCGCGGCCGCGGCCTGCTGCGCGCCCTGTTCCTGGTGCCGTACGCGCTGCCCGTCTACGCTGCCGTGATCACCTGGGTGTTCATGTTCCAGCACGACAACGGCCTGGTGAACCACGTCCTGCACGACCAGTTGCACCTCACCGGCAAGCCGTCCTTCTGGCTCATCGGCGACAACAGCTTCTACGCGCTGCTCGTCGTGTCGGTGTGGAAGGGCTGGCCGTTCGCCTTCCTCATCGTGATGGCCGGCCTGCAGAACATCCCCAAGGAGCTGTACGAGGCCGCCGCACTGGACGGCGCCGGGGTGTGGCAGCAGATCCGCCGCATCACCCTGCCGTCGCTGCGCCCCGTCAACCAGGTCCTGGTCCTGGTGCTGTTCCTGTGGACGTTCAACGACTTCAACACCCCGTACGTGCTGTTCGGCAGGTCCGCCCCCGAGGCGGCCGACCTGATCTCCGTGCACATCTACCAGGCGTCCTTCGTCACCTGGAACTTCGGCACGGGCTCCGCCATGTCGGTCCTGCTGCTGCTGTTCCTGCTGGTCGTGACGGGTGTGTACCTCCTGTTCACCTCGCGCGGACGGAGGGCCGCCGATGTCTGA